Genomic window (Patescibacteria group bacterium):
TCAAACTGGCCTCCTGCTGTATATCCTAATTACTTTTTGATTTCCTCAAGTATCTTTTTAAATGTCTCGGGGTGATTCTCGGCCAACTGCGATAGAATTTTTCTATCAATTTCTATTTTATTTTTCTTAATCGCATTGATAAAACGGCTGTAAGAAATTTCGTTTTCTCTGCAAATGGCATTGATTTTTATATTCCAAAGATTCCTAAAACTTCTTTTTTTGTTTCTTCGGTCGCGATAAGCATAAGTCCAAGCATGACGCAAAGCATCTTTGGCTAGTCTGTATTTTGCCTTTCGACCCCATTTGAATCCTTTGGCTAATTTTATGATTTTTTTCTTCCTGGCGCGTTTTTGAACGCCACGTTTAACTCTTGGCATATTTTTTTACCTATTCATAAATTCAATAATATTCCTCACCATCTTGGTTTTTGATTCAACTCGTTTTGAATGCCGTTTTGCCCTTTTTTTATTGCCGCTTTGCTTTGCATTCAAATGATTCTGATGCGGCAAACGATGCATCAGTTTTTTATTCTTTGTTATTTTAAATCTTTTGACTACTGATTTTCTTGTTTTTCCTGACATATAGTTACACTCATACCGTGAGGAGATCTTTTTATTTCTTCTTCTTTTTTAACTACCCCGGCAATCATACTTAGAAATAATTCTAATTTCTCTCTCGCTAAATCTCCGTGCGCTTTTTCCCTGCCTCTTAATTTCATTTCAATTCTTATTTTATGGCCTTCTTTAAAAAATTTCTCTATCTGACGCGTCCTGATTTCCAAATCATGGGGAGACGTGGTCAACCCAATTCTGATTCCTTTTATTTCAGTTCTTTTCTGGTGGGCTTGCTGTTTCCTTTCTTTCTTTTCCTGTGTGTATTTATATTTTCCGTAATCTATGATTTTACAGATTGGCGGTTCGGTTT
Coding sequences:
- the rplT gene encoding 50S ribosomal protein L20: MPRVKRGVQKRARKKKIIKLAKGFKWGRKAKYRLAKDALRHAWTYAYRDRRNKKRSFRNLWNIKINAICRENEISYSRFINAIKKNKIEIDRKILSQLAENHPETFKKILEEIKK
- a CDS encoding 50S ribosomal protein L35 — protein: MSGKTRKSVVKRFKITKNKKLMHRLPHQNHLNAKQSGNKKRAKRHSKRVESKTKMVRNIIEFMNR
- the infC gene encoding translation initiation factor IF-3, with protein sequence MFIKKPFFRKFDRGRFGRGFVKQNNDKANEQIRVPQVRVVDETGINLGILNTQDAIKIAKDKGLDLVEISSKTEPPICKIIDYGKYKYTQEKKERKQQAHQKRTEIKGIRIGLTTSPHDLEIRTRQIEKFFKEGHKIRIEMKLRGREKAHGDLAREKLELFLSMIAGVVKKEEEIKRSPHGMSVTICQEKQENQ